The following proteins are co-located in the Theropithecus gelada isolate Dixy chromosome 19, Tgel_1.0, whole genome shotgun sequence genome:
- the ZSWIM9 gene encoding uncharacterized protein ZSWIM9 produces the protein MERPEPPPGTAAGQEEQELRERAFFSWAEFSRFFDAWCQQRLALFFVKSSMHLARCRWASAPPLYTLIDVLKYSYVRLVCKDVRAPSRPAVGPPQPGCPAFIIVKLSPLRDRLVVTECQLTHSHPACPLEFAYYFRPGHLLANACLPVRTTNKISKQFVAPADVRRLLSYCKGRDHGVLDALHVLEGLFRTDPEAKVKLVFVEDQAVVETVFFLTSRTRALLRRFPRMLLVDRLPGLQGALDLLAVLCVDGSGRARQAACCVARPGTPSLLRFALASLLQSAPDVKGRVRCLTAGPEVAAQLPAVRQLLPCARVQICRAQGLETLFSKAQELGGAGREDPGLWSRLCRLAGASSPAAYDEALAELHAHGPAAFVDYFERNWEPRRDMWVRFRAFEAARDLDACALVRGHRRRLLRRLSPSRGVAQCLRDLVAMQWADAAGESVPEGPDGGEPWLEDEPGRGPQVENERVRGLETGDWGEASKEASICRGAQMEKKWARALETRDWGGAQFEGEKGRALQIRDWRGGQSENQKPRGLEGGVLRGSQLEKGHLKGPEIRDWRGPQLEGEKDWGLEGYVWRAAQLEDQALRGLEGYTWRVAQLEDRGRALETTDLRGTQFDYERVRSLEGSPWRGAQLHDEKAGGLRTAEWKGPQSEVEKGRALEVRNLRGIPLEKSLELAPENGDPRGPQWEDERRRGPETAEERGARVGAKRKRGLEDIVLVQLGDTRITGVENGDGGGARSVGPKSRAGRGMEWADAGGRCLGLGNGVVCGTPVGTVLEGSPEWAVVRSEHLAAGDGLQEGGEDGPREPKRLCRPPGEEEVDWEPLAKFRAACGPELADLVAEELAFARQHGTRGFHWTGAGFALKDGTSDFFLDGALTRCSCSIHAARRLPCRHLFAARLLTGAALFHMDLLRDCWGRAPEP, from the exons CTCTACACACTCATCGACGTGCTCAAGTACAGCTACGTGCGGCTCGTGTGCAAGGACGTGCGTGCGCCCAGCCGGCCCGCCGTGGG GcccccccagcctggctgcccgGCCTTCATCATCGTCAAGCTGAGCCCGCTGCGGGACCGCCTCGTGGTGACGGAGTGCCAGTTGACCCACTCGCACCCGGCCTGCCCGCTGGAGTTCGCCTACTACTTCCGCCCAGGCCACCTGCTGGCCAACGCCTGCCTGCCGGTGCGCACCACCAACAAGATCTCCAAGCAGTTCGTGGCCCCAGCCGACGTGCGCCGCCTGCTCTCCTACTGCAAGGGCCGCGACCACGGCGTTCTGGACGCCCTGCACGTGCTCGAGGGCCTCTTCCGCACGGACCCCGAGGCCAAG GTGAAGCTGGTGTTCGTGGAAGACCAGGCAGTGGTGGAGACGGTGTTCTTTCTGACGTCGCGCACCAGGGCGCTGCTGCGGCGCTTCCCGCGCATGCTGCTGGTGGACCGGCTGCCGGGGCTGCAGGGCGCGCTGGATCTGCTGGCCGTGCTGTGCGTGGACGGCTCGGGCCGTGCGCGCCAGGCTGCCTGCTGCGTGGCACGCCCGGGCACGCCGAGCCTGCTGCGCTTCGCACTTGCGTCGCTGCTGCAGAGTGCACCAGACGTCAAGGGCCGCGTGCGCTGCCTCACCGCCGGGCCCGAGGTGGCGGCGCAGTTGCCTGCAGTGCGCCAGCTGCTGCCCTGTGCGCGCGTGCAGATCTGCCGCGCGCAGGGCCTGGAGACGCTCTTCAGCAAGGCGCAGGAGTTGGGCGGCGCCGGCCGCGAGGACCCCGGCCTGTGGTCGCGCCTGTGCCGCCTGGCTGGCGCGTCGTCGCCCGCCGCCTACGACGAGGCGCTGGCCGAGCTCCACGCCCACGGCCCAGCCGCCTTCGTGGACTACTTCGAGCGCAACTGGGAGCCCCGCCGCGACATGTGGGTCCGCTTCCGCGCTTTCGAGGCGGCCCGAGACCTGGACGCGTGCGCCCTGGTGCGAGGCCATCGCCGGCGACTGCTGCGCCGTCTCAGCCCCTCGCGTGGCGTGGCACAGTGCCTTCGCGACCTAGTGGCCATGCAGTGGGCCGACGCGGCCGGCGAGTCGGTGCCCGAGGGGCCCGATGGCGGGGAGCCGTGGCTGGAGGATGAGCCGGGGAGGGGGCCCCAGGTGGAGAACGAGAGGGTGAGGGGCCTGGAGACAGGCGACTGGGGAGAGGCTTCGAAAGAAGCAAGTATTTGCAGGGGGGCCCAAATGGAGAAGAAGTGGGCAAGAGCACTGGAAACCAGAGACTGGGGCGGGGCTCAGTTCGAAGGTGAGAAGGGGAGGGCGCTGCAGATCAGAGATTGGAGAGGGGGCCAGTCGGAGAATCAGAAGCCGAGGGGACTGGAAGGAGGTGTCTTGAGAGGGTCGCAGTTGGAGAAAGGGCACCTGAAAGGGCCAGAGATTAGGGACTGGAGGGGGCCCCAGTTGGAGGGTGAGAAAGATTGGGGACTGGAAGGTTATGTCTGGAGGGCGGCCCAATTGGAGGACCAGGCGCTACGAGGATTGGAAGGATATACCTGGAGGGTGGCCCAGTTGGAGGATCGCGGTAGGGCGCTGGAGACCACCGACCTGAGGGGGACCCAGTTTGACTATGAGAGGGTCAGGAGTCTTGAAGGAAGCCCCTGGAGGGGGGCGCAGCTGCACGATGAAAAGGCAGGGGGACTGAGAACGGCAGAATGGAAGGGGCCACAGTCAGAAGTAGAGAAGGGGAGGGCGCTGGAGGTCAGAAACTTGAGGGGGATCCCCTTGGAGAAGTCCCTGGAGTTGGCCCCTGAGAACGGAGACCCAAGGGGACCCCAGTGGGAAGATGAGAGGAGGAGAGGGCCAGAGACTGCAGAGGAGAGGGGAGCGAGGGTGGGAGCCAAAAGAAAAAGGGGCCTGGAGGATATCGTTTTGGTCCAGCTGGGAGACACGAGGATCACAGGCGTGGAGAATGGAGATGGAGGGGGAGCCCGGTCTGTGGGCCCCAAGAGCCGAGCTGGACGAGGGATGGAGTGGGCAGACGCGGGAGGGCGGTGTCTAGGGCTGGGGAATGGAGTCGTGTGTGGCACCCCGGTGGGGACTGTATTGGAAGGCAGCCCAGAATGGGCAGTGGTGAGGAGCGAACACCTGGCTGCAGGTGACGGCCTGCAGGAAGGAGGCGAAGATGGCCCCAGGGAACCAAAGAGGCTTTGCCGGCCCccaggagaggaggaggtggaCTGGGAACCCCTGGCCAAATTCCGAGCAGCCTGCGGGCCAGAGCTGGCAGACCTGGTGGCCGAGGAGTTGGCCTTTGCTAGGCAGCATGGGACCCGGGGTTTCCACTGGACCGGAGCCGGTTTTGCCCTTAAGGACGGCACCTCGGACTTCTTCCTGGATGGGGCCCTGACACGCTGCAGCTGCTCAATCCATGCCGCCCGCCGTCTGCCCTGCAGACACCTCTTTGCAGCGCGCCTCCTCACTGGGGCAGCCTTATTCCACATGGACCTGCTCAGGGATTGCTGGGGGAGAGCCCCAGAGCCCTGA